CCTACCTCATCCCGCTGACCGTCCGGGCGATGGCGGCCGTGCGCGGCCTCGACGAGGACGCCATGGCCACCGCGCTCGCGGCCAACACGGCGCGCGCCTTCGCCTACTGAGCCGACACGCCGGGTAGCCGTCCGACTTTGGAGCGTGACGGCTCCTGCCGCTAAGGTGCCGTGCCCGAACCAGCAGGGGCCGGACCAGTGGAGCGAACGTCGTGAGCGATACGCAGGGCAGTCACCGCCGCGGCGGTCCCGTCCCGGGGGCGTACGAGGACACCTCCGCGGCCACCGCGCCCCCCGCTCCGGCCCACCTCCACCCGCACCCGGACGCCGGCCCGGGCCTCCCCTCCGGCCCCGGCCCCGAGCCCGCGGTGCCCGGCCCGCGCACCGGACGCCGGGCCCGGGGCCGCGCCGCCGCCGACGGGCCGGCCGAGGCCCCGTACGCCCCCGAAGCCCCGCCGGCCCCCTGCGCCCCGGCCATCGCGACCGGGCCCGGTCGCCGCAGGGGCGCCCCCGCCGAGGGGCCCGGCCCGGACGCACCCGCCGGGACCGGCTCGCGCCGGCGGCCCGGGGCGGCGGACCCGGACCCCGCACCCGCCGCCGGGCCCGGAACCGGCCGCCGCCGGGGAGCCGGGGAGCCCGCCCCGGCGGGCCCGCACGCCGCGGCGACCACCGCGCCCGCGCCCGTCGCCCCGCCCGCGCCCGCCGGACCGGGCCGCCGCCGCCGGGGCGCGGCCGAACCCGAACCCGAGGCCGAAACGGCGGCCGGTCCGGCGCACCGGCCCCCGGCCGCGCCCCCGGCCCCGGCCGCGCCCGGGACCGGCCGGCGGCGCGGCGGGCCGGGTGAGGCCGGGGGCGGCGCCGGCCGGGCCCCGGGCTCCGGCGGCACCTGGCGGCGCATCGTCCCGCAGGCCCTGGTCGTCGCCTTCCTGGCCGGGGGCACCACCGCCTTCGTCGCCGCCGACAAGGCCGTGCGCCTCACCGTCGACGGCGTCCCGCGCACGCTGCACACCTTCGCCGACGACATCGGCGAACTCCTCGCCTCCGAAGGCGTCGACGTCGGCCCCCACGACCTCGTCGCCCCCGCCCGAGGCCGCCACCTCGGCGACGGCGAGGAGGTCGTCGTCCGCTACGGGCGCCCCCTGCGCCTGACCCTCGACGGGCAGCGCCGCGAGGTGTGGACCACCGCCCGCACCGTCGAGGGCGCCCTCCACCAGCTCGGCATCCGCGCCGAGGGCGCCCACCTCTCCGCCCCGCGCACCGCGCCCGTGCCGCGCTCCGGCCTCGACCTCGGCGTCCGCACGGAGCGCAGCGTCACGTTCATGGCGGACGGCCGCGAACGCACCATCCGCACCAACGCGGCCACCGTCCGGGAGGCCCTGGACCAGGCCGGGATCACCCTGCGGGACCAGGACGCCACCTCGGTGCCCGCCACCGCCTTCCCGCGCGACGGGCAGACCGTCACCGTGCTGCGGATCACCGGCACCCGCGAGGTCCGCGAGGAGCGCCTCCCGTACGGGACCGAGCGGGTCAAGGACCCGACCCTGTTCGCCGGCACCGAGGTCGTCGAACGGGCCGGACAGCCGGGCGCGCGCCGGGTCACCTACAGCCTGCGCACCGTCAACGGGGTCCGGCAGCGGCCGCGCCGGATCGCCGAGGAGACCGTCCGCGAGCCCGTCACCCAGCTCGTCAAGGTCGGCACCAGGCCGCTGCCGAACTCCGTCGCGGGCGCCGACGGCCTCGACTGGGCCGCCCTCGCCCAGTGCGAGTCCGGCGGCCGGGCCGGCGCCACCGACCCCTCGGGGACGTACGGCGGGCTCTACCAGTTCGACGTCCGCACCTGGCAGGCCCTCGGCGGCAGCGGCCGCCCGCAGGACGCCTCCGGCTCCGAGCAGACGTTCCGGGCGAAGAAGCTCTACGTGCAGCGGGGGGCGAGTCCCTGGCCCCACTGCGGCCGTAGGCTTACCCGGTGAGCACCGCAGAGCAGCAGCCAGAAACCCCCGAAAACCCCGCGTCCGACTCCCTTCTCGGCCCCGCCGACATCAGGGAGCTGGCGGCGGTGCTCGGCGTCCGTCCGACGAAGCAGAAGGGCCAGAACTTCGTCATCGACGCCAACACGGTCCGCCGGATCGTGCGCACCGCCGGGGTGCGCCCCGACGACGTGGTCGTCGAGGTCGGGCCGGGCCTGGGCT
Above is a window of Streptomyces subrutilus DNA encoding:
- a CDS encoding resuscitation-promoting factor, with product MATGPGRRRGAPAEGPGPDAPAGTGSRRRPGAADPDPAPAAGPGTGRRRGAGEPAPAGPHAAATTAPAPVAPPAPAGPGRRRRGAAEPEPEAETAAGPAHRPPAAPPAPAAPGTGRRRGGPGEAGGGAGRAPGSGGTWRRIVPQALVVAFLAGGTTAFVAADKAVRLTVDGVPRTLHTFADDIGELLASEGVDVGPHDLVAPARGRHLGDGEEVVVRYGRPLRLTLDGQRREVWTTARTVEGALHQLGIRAEGAHLSAPRTAPVPRSGLDLGVRTERSVTFMADGRERTIRTNAATVREALDQAGITLRDQDATSVPATAFPRDGQTVTVLRITGTREVREERLPYGTERVKDPTLFAGTEVVERAGQPGARRVTYSLRTVNGVRQRPRRIAEETVREPVTQLVKVGTRPLPNSVAGADGLDWAALAQCESGGRAGATDPSGTYGGLYQFDVRTWQALGGSGRPQDASGSEQTFRAKKLYVQRGASPWPHCGRRLTR